The sequence CTCTGAACCCCTCAGGCTCACATTGGCCCCAGAGGGGCAGCCTGGGCTTCCTTCACCACATCTCTCTCTCCAGACTGCATTGATCTTATGGATGAAAAGGGCAGCCTGATGAACCTGAGCAAAGTGGAAGATCCTGCATCTGAATATGCCAGTAAATACCTGCAGGGAAGGCAGCGCTACATCCTCATCAGAGCTGTCCGTGAGTCCctgtgcagccagccctgggcaggggctgctctgggggcagctctggggagggctctgctctgcagccactgggacacagcccagAAGCTCTGAGGAGGCAGAAGCCAGCTCAGATGAAGAGCTAGAGCTGAGCCTTTGCTTGTccaagggctgctccaggggaaaAGGAACTTTTCCTGGGCAGAACCACCTGCCCCAGTTACAAGCCTTCAGTTTACAGCCAGGAGAGAGACTAATCCATTTCTCCcattctgctgccaggagaagaaaactCTGAAGCCATCTGCTACGAATCCTTGCTTGAGGACCTGGGGAAACACTACCCTGAGCTCCCAGGTAAGAACCAGGCACCCACCTCACCTCCACAGAGGAGTCAGGGGTGCAGGCATCACTCCTGTTCCACCTCAGCCCTCATACAGCACCTGTGGGACTCCCCTCTGATCCCCCTGTGCTCCTTCAGGGCTCCTGTGGGCAGTGAGGGCATTCGGGCACCAAGGGAGGAGACAAGCAGGGCCGCTGTGCAGGACCCCTCCCAGTTAGGAGTGACACCCTGCCCAGCTTGTCCCCCTGGCAAAGAGGCTCATCTCCTTGGAATAACCAGGGAGGGGAGGACATCAGGAGAAATTGGGAAACCCTCAAATGTCTCTCCAGGCTGTAGTCTCACAGGTTGGCAGTGCCTTGCTCAACACGTAATGGGCAATTGACcaacacagcaggaaaacaacTCTGGAAGGGCTTGGTCACCCCACAGATcggctgcagcagctctcagcaaaGACTCAGAGGacagagcagaggaagaaggGCTCTTTGCAGAGAGCTCAGCCTCACACCAGCTCCCGAGCCAGGAACAGAACCACCTTACAGAGCAAGAGGAGCCTGGAACACAAGAACACCCCTAAGTGAGGAACAGACCCATCACTGGTCAGCACAGCCTCCCCCAGGTTCTTattccagcacagcagagtcCCCTGCACTgagcccctgtccccccagaGCTTCACACATCCCATAGCTGCACCCTGACAAACCcagcatcacagccaggcacaggcaccaccctcctgctcccctggcaTGGCCTGCATCCCCAGGGACAAGAACCTGCACCTCCTCCCCACCCAGCTGCACTCCCatcactgctggggctgcttcccACTGCAGTACCCTAGAGTGGCCCTGCAGGGACTGCTCTGCAGTCTCCAGGAAAAGCTGCTCCAGAGACAGCCAcaactgcaggagcagctctttgCCAAGATGGGTCAAGGGCAGAACACatctgctgcaggtgctgcttctccacCCAGAGCAATACACCAACAGCCTAATACACTTATTTCTTAAAGGGAGTTAAACAGCTTTGGAGTGGTTGCTCCCTGCTCTCACAGGACAGCTCAGCACATGCAGCACTTGGGTTTTAATCTCTGCCATCTACTTTTTTCCTGGCTGTCTCTAAGGAGAACACAAGACAGCCCGGCTaaggccaggcacagctcaggatATCTCTGCCAAGAACTTAGGACTGTGACATTTAGAAGGGGCAGGATTTTCAACACCAGCCCCCAGGATCTGCTAACAGCATTTACCACCTAGACTTGGATTTCCTCACAGATCCCAGCAAGGGGGTGAGAACTCGTCCTTTATTCAACAGTCAGATCAAAAGGTTAAAAGACTCATTCTGGCATGAAAAATGCATCAGTTAAGCACCTGAAAGTGTCCTGGCTTCACTGCTGTGCCAAAAACTCCAGCTGAAACCTCAGAATTCCCTCTTAGACCAACGTGAGGAacagggtgtccctgctggaggCCAGTCAGGGCAGCAATCACGAGGCTGTGCTGCCAAGGTGACTGAAGAGCAAAGCAGCTCCAACCTTCACCTGCTGCCAGTGACCTTGAGAACATTGCATAACCTGCTAAAGCCTCAGAGTCAGATCAGCCAACTGTACCTGAGTGCCACAGCCAGACAGGTCACACTCTCAGCTCTGAGGGAAGGACAGGTACTCAGGAAGAGGATATCTATAGAAGAGTAATTTGTCACTGAAAATCCCATGGGACACGTGTTGGCTTACCTCACTGCAGCCTCTCCTTGGCCTGGAGGGCAGCCAGTGTCTGGATCTCCTTCTGCCCAGTCATGCAGGCCCAGTCCTTTCTAGGCTGCACCCCCTGTTTCCAGGAATACACACTTGTGCCTTGTCCTTTGGCTGACAATGTTAATGCTTTGGTAGCTTGATTTTAGTATGAGAATTAAATAAAGAACACACATACAGGTGATAGGTCcaaataaattcttttatttctctgtaataAATACAGTGCTATCTGAACACTGAAGACCCTTGGGTCCAAtcattcccttccttccctACTAGTTCAGAAGTGAATTACCACTAGAATACTCCTGGCTGGTCAGTCTGCTCTCTCCAGCTCACTCCCTGTCTGTCCTGCCACtccctggggagagcagggctctACACCACGATCCTCTTCCCTACGAGGGGGCGAATTCTTCACAGGAGAGAAGAAACACCTACAGGGAGGAAGCAGAAGGTCAGCATTAGGAACACGTTCCACCAGCTGGAGTTAAAGCTCTCTCACCCAGTGTAACCAGATCATGACCTAACTACTGACAAGAGCTTGTACCAAATGCAGCAGGAATTAGAGAGTGAGCCAAGGAGAGAGGCAGGCTGCCCACGGCAGCAAGAGTGGATCCTCTAAGAAGGTACCTACAGCCTCCCAGCCTTCACAGAGACACGGCCAAAttcatttctccttccctttccagctGCGTTCCTGACTAAAGACACAACTACATCCTACTAAAGCCATAAAGGGCTCTACATCCCCAAAAAATCGCTTCTGCAACCCTCTAACCCTCAGAGgcgctgtgctggcagcagctccctccgcAGACCCAGGCCCGCTCACCGTTGCTGTACTTGCACTGCTTCAGAGCCTCGTTGAAGCCCTCGCACAGGGTCAGGTCTCGCTGGTTGGTGGCGCATTCCAGGAACTGCTTCATCTCATAGTGGCACGGTCCGTACGGCGACTGCTGCAGCACGGCCGGGGGCTCCTGCGGCCACGGGCCCGGTCAGGCCGGCCGGGGGCAGCGGCGCCGGTTCCAGCGCGCTCCCGTCCCCTCCAGCGGGGGGCGGCTgcccgtccgtccgtccgtccgtcctttcctccctcccgcccggccccgctccccttTCCCACCGCCCCCCATCCAAGGGCGGCCCAAGGGcgcagcccggccccgctcgcACCTGCGCGGGCGCCGCCGCCTTGGCGGGCTCGGAGGAGCCGCCGCTGAAGACGCCGGTGATGGCGCTGCCCACAACGTGTCCCACGGCGGAACCCACAGCCACGCCGGCCGCCGTGCTCGCCATCTGCGCCATCAGCCCGGGCTGCGCCGGCTGCGCCGCGGGCATCGGGGCCGCTGGGGCCGGGCTGCGGAGAGAAGGGAGTCATGAGGTGCGGCGCAGGGCAGCGCAGAGCGGCGTGCCGCGGTGTGCCCGCCTGAGCccagccgagccgagccgagccgggccgggccgcggtaCCTGGCGGGCGCGGGGTGCGCAGGGGCCTTGGCGGGCCGAGACACGCTCCTACTGCCGCGCGCCATGGCTGTgagcgcgccccgccccgcgcccgccttTAACCGGCCCGCGCCGACACGTGACGCAGCGCGCACGCGCAAACGGCGGCCGGGGCCAGGCCACGCCCCGctggggaaggcgcggctctCGCAGGGCGCATGCGCAGTAAGCGCTGGGGGGAGCCCGCGCACCGCCCGTTCGCTCCCGGCAGAGGGCGCGCGAGAACCGTGCGGGGCCGGGAGAGGGAACCGGTGACGGGATCGATCACAGGATCAATAATGGAACCGGTGACGGGATCAATAATGGAACCGGTGACGGGATCGATCACAGGATCAATAATGGAACCGGTGACGGGATCAATAATGGAACCGGTGACGGGATCGATCACAGGATCAATAATGGAACCGGTGACGGGATCAATAATGGAACCGGTGACGGGATCGATCACGGGATCAATAATGGAACCGGTGACGGGATCAATAATGGAACCGGTGACGGGATCGATCACGGGATCAATAATGGAACTGGTCACGGCATCGATCACGGGATTGATCATGGACCCGGTCACGGCATGGATCATGGAACGGGGCACGGGATCAATCATGGACTCAACAATGGACTAATGGACCTAGTCACAGGATCAATCATGGGATCGATCATGGAATCGGTCACGGTATCAATCACAGAACCGATAACAGGATTGATCACAGGATTGATCATGGAACTGGTCACGGGATCAATAATGGAACCGGTCACGGAATCGATACAGGATCAATCATGGGACCGATCACAGCATCAATCACGGGATCGATCACCGAAACACCGAGACACCGAAACCGAGTCCGGGCGCTCGGGCAGCTCAGCCAAGGCCGCCGGTGCCCGGTGTCCCCAGTACCGCCCCGCGCGGTTTCTGAGCACCCCCAGCCGGTGACCCCGTGCGGGGCTGGGCAGCCTTTCAGTGCAGAAATCTGTCCCTGATGTCCAAGGTGAACAATCCGTCACaacctgaggccgttccctctcgTGCCACCTGCGGGAACAGAACGatccccccgccccgctccaTGCTCGGCCCGGGAGCGCGGGGACAGCGGCCCCGGGACGGCGCTGAGGGCGGGACACGGCAGAGCTCCCGGGGCAGGGCTTTGAGGAGGCtcggagctgctcctgccaggtgTGGGGCAGGCCCCGAGAGCGTGAAGGGGCTTGTGCTGGGCAATGAACGCGGCCGCCGTGCAGGAGAGGCGGGAGTGAGGGAATGTGAGGGCTCCGCAattggggcagggaaaggagctgccagggaggagggaaaggaggaatgATGTGGTCTAAACCATTGACCAGCAGAACAATTTTTGCAGCAGCCCTCTGGATACAAACCAGGAGATCAAGGAGCGCTGTGCAAGGCGTGGACATTGTTGGGCAGGAGGAATCCTTGAAAAGATGATGATGAGCCCTCAAATCATGAAGAGACAGGCTGGACGACGCCAGCTTCACCTCCAAACCAATTTCCTGACAATTATCTCTTCCCTGGCACCCCCACTTGTCTCCAGGGCCCCTCAGTGTCTCCCTGGAATGGGCCTTGTTGCCACCTCTATCTTGGGGTGTTCCTTTGCCtaatgaagagaaagaaatttccAAAATTGAGAAGGATCCAGAAGAtgtccagggaaaaaaaaaattaagctgtgTCGTGTCTCTAGGGCTGCATTCATACATTCAGCAAGTTGTGAAAAGCAGCTCTTTGGGCTGGTTCATTGACTGGCAGGAATTAGAGAGCTCAGTCAATGCAGGGTTGGCAATTAGCTGCCGTGGAAGTGTTTTTGTAGAGTCAAATTTCCAGCACGAGGGGAAGAGAAAAGCGTTTGTAAAGCAAGCCGCCCCTCGGCGCGGGAGCCgggcgggcagggggagctgcagctcctgagggaaggaaaggatCGTTCCCAAACAAACCCCGCTGTGAGggggacacccccaaatccttcccccCGCACTGCCGGGGGCTCTCCTGCCCcgggagctgtgcagtgctgctttcagctggaacagcagcatttcacacccagcctttccctgcccgACTTCTCCCACCGACAGAGGGGCCGACCCGCTGGGAACGCTGGAATGGGACTGGAAagcccctgcagcacctgcactttccccttttcccagctcctgggaaagTGTGGCTCCCTTCCTTGAAGGGAAGAGGGTGGCCCTGTCCTGAGGAGCCACGAGAgcaaacagagcagggagagacaGGACAGAgaaagggcaggaggggagaggagaggagggtgggtgagctcagggagctgtgaggagcctgtgctggaggGAGGAGAGCGCGGACtcgcaggggcacagggagtgcCAGAGCCCAGCCGTAAGAAATCGCCATTCATTAGGGGCAGCACGCACAGAAGGCCTTGCTGAAGGAGCCCGGGCTTCAAGCTGAGCGCGCCCCTCTTTGGGACGCTTTGATTTGGTTAATTAGACACAAAGTTTTTCTGTGCGGTGCGAGGCCGGCTctgtgcagaggagagcagcaagCCCGGCTTTACTAATGGGATATAGCCCGGCTTTACTGATGGGATAATTGGGTGTGTACGCAGCTCCGCACACCCCGGCGGGAGAGGCCCCACACCGGAGGCGCAGTTGCGGTGTCAGGtctccctgcctttccccatTGTGCACCGGTTTTCAcctttttgccccatttttgcAGTTCCCAAGGAGGACGAGTCGCTGataatttccccattttccccgtatttcccccatttttccccccattttcccccgttttttcccattttttcacatttttcccattttctctggGTTTTGCCCCAGCTCCCGAGGAGAACAAGTCACCGATCATTTCCCCAtctttccccccatttcctccctatatttcctcctttttccccatcgttttttcctgttttttcaccgtttttttccattttccatgtattttgcCCCAGTTCCCGAGGAGGACAAGTAGTGGATCATTGGGAGCCGGCCCTGCTCCATCGCCCAGTGCCTGTTCCAAgacatttccccccattttccccccattttctccctgttttttccgatttttttgccattttccccccattttccaccatttttcatgtttttgccccatttttgcAGTTCTCAAGGAGGACGAGTCGCTGatcatttccccatttccccccatattttctccatttattccccattttttcaccgttttttcctattttccccatttttcctgttttttcacaatttttcacattttcctgtgtttttacCCCAGTTCTCGAGGGACCATCCTCCCACTGCAGAAGGCCTCATTTACATCCAAATACCCCCGCAACAATTTTCACTGTTTGACCGGCCAAACTTCCTAATTCTGCTATTTTTCACCCTAAATTTGACCTTTGATTCAATGAAGTGGCTTCattttgtctctctcttttcccctgcCCCAGATCTTTCCTTACACAGTTCAGCTGTTGGGGCTTGCCTACACTTGAAGGTTGCCTCTGGATTTAGGGACATATAAATCTGAAAGACAGTAACTAATTCTGGAATACATCTGGAAGGATTTActcaaaaatcagtaatttctgAATACCTTGGTGCCCTGGCTCCCAGTTCACCCTCCTGttagcagcaggagcaggtaaGGCAAGGACATGAAAGAACACAAGCTCatgctgctgctctcaaggtgaagaaaagggaagtttattttctacTCCAACATTTATGGATTTCCaagagtgacagtggattggagggtggcagtgccacctctccaatgacactgggcaaaccaacagtccatcaactttctcctcctccataaaggaatgcaaaccaatgagttatttacagaaagtgtgtgagaaagttcgctacaagaatgtcaacatcagaaagcttagaaaatcttaaaaaaccagggtgACAGTCAAGTCTGTGTTTTTTCAACTGCTTTCTCTCCGTTGCtctaaaaagaaattacagccTCCCCCTCCGGAGTCTGCCTCACTTAAACCCTCGCTCTGTCACAGCTGAAATGTGGTACAAAGGATCCAGGAATTCCCCGAGCCTTTGGCTCTCCGGGCTTGTTTCACAGGTAAGGAATGCGGCGTCTCCCGCCCGTCTGCCCCTGCCGCGGGCACGGCGCggccgggctgtgcccagggcctgCTCAGGGCACGGTGACAGCCCCGGTGCCCCggtcctgctgggcacagcccggccGGTCCCTGCTGCTGCCGGCCCGgagcctctggagctgcaggagagcttGGAGAGCCCCAGCAAAGCGTGCAGGGGCAGATCTGGGCACTGCTCCGGCTCTACCTGAGCTGCAGTTGTTTGGGTTAGCAGCAAATTGCACGGCGTGATTGCTCGGGGAGCTGGGCAAACTattcaaagcagcagaaagcgTCTGATGGATTCGCcaatgtttttgtttgtggACAATCCCCcaaaaaggcagaagagaacCCTCCAGTTCTTACCAATGTGTTGCTTGCTACTCAAAATTACTCCATGAATCATTTGTGACTGAGTATATGCAGCCAGTGGGTTCTCATGTCctccttttattttgttctttgagCTCTGTCTTGTCCTTATTTGCTTGTGCCAAGTGGCTGATTTCAGTCCCCAAGTTCACACAGCAGAGCACTCAGGTGGAAATATGCAAGAACTACCTTTTTATCCTATACAGTTTTGAGCAAGTAGAGTTGCAGCCAacaaataagaatttttaaaacaaacaaacaaacaaaaaaacccccaaacaaataaaaaacaaaaaaaaaccccaagcaagtTGATACCACTAAACAGAATTCACAGACTTTTCATGAGCAAATGGCACATTTCCTGCGGGCCTGCCTCACCACCGCTCCCCCAGGGATAACAAAGAGCAGTGTCACAGGCAGGTGATGTTCCCTGGTGGCGCACAGCCCTGTGTCACCGCCGGTGCCACTCCCACGGCCCATCCTCCCGTCTGCATCCTTGCTCCGCTGCTCTTTAGCCCAAATGCAATGCCCGACACAAAGTGCcggtgctgcaggagggagaggagcgatgggaggaggagcagcccgCGCTGTgtgactgcaggagctgcagatggGGCTGcgaggggagggaggcagcgCCCAGAGCCCGTTTCAGCTTTCAAGTCCCGTGCTCCGGGATCTCTACATGCCATTTCTTGGATGTGGTTTGCCCCCAGGGCAATCTCAACAGCTGTGAAGTTTCAACAGATGAACGATGTAGTTTTCAATAAATTTCACCAGGcaaaggaaaggattttaaCTCGTTCATGCTAGCCCGCTTTTGGTCTGCAGGCTCTTCTGGACCCGAGTCCATTCAGGTCAGGAGTGTTTCCTCTTTgagccccaggcacagctgagctaCACTGAGGTTTTCCCCATCAGAGGAGGCTTCTCTCAACCCTGCCCGTGGCTCCTGGGAGGTGCAGGCACATCCCTGCCTTTACCTGGGCCACTTGAACCCACTCTGGTGGAGGAAGGTACCAAATGTGGAtgctctcagctcctgctggggaaaggaaaggcagcagaaaaacaattttccaAATCTCCTTGTGGCAACTGCATCTTGGAAGTTCCATTTCCTTTGCACTCTCTCATCCAGAAGTGGGGCTTGTGCTCCTGGAGTCATGTTCTCATCCCAGCTGAAGGTTGATGGCATTCATTGTAACTGAAAGAGGGGCTTTGTGTTCCCAAATTCTTCAGTCAGAGAAGTCAAGAAATTCCAGAACACATCAGGTGTCTCCTCAGGTCACGAGGACAATTCCTGTGAATTCACCTGCTGtacacaggacaggacagcaAGCCTGGGTCCTGAGGTGAGAAGCCAGCCCAGGGTTTTTGGTGCATGTCTGGGGGATCTGAGCAGTGGGGCTGAGACCTTTGCTGCCTCTCCTCTGGCTGGGATCTGTCAGGGagcccaaagcagcagagagctcacagccctggcaggagaTGTCAGTGCTGAGTGAGCCCTGCAGGGTCTctcacctctccctgctccccctgccctgcctcaccTTCAGTGTCCAGGCCCGGGGCTGAGCATTTCCTGCAAACCCAAATGTCTGCCCAGAGGCcattccctcctgctcctgcactgctgctccctggccagcctggttccccctctctctgcagacagacagacagacagacagcaaaCATGTCCAGGAGCTGCCCCCGTGGTTCCCCACAGCTCTGGAGGGCACTGATGGGGTTTCCCTGTAGTGAAACAACACAAGCTCGAGGGTGGGTCTGTGTGTGAGGCAGGGGTGCCCATGACCTTCAGGAGGCTCTTAGCACCAACCCAGGAACAGCTCTGGACTAGAACTTGCAGTGAGAGCCTCCccacctctgcccctgcccaagCAAAGGCACAGCTCATGGGGCACCCCGAGAGATCTTGTgggtgctgcagcctctgcacaaCACTGCACAGACACCTGTGATTTGGGGTCTTTTGTCCCAGCTCTCCAAAATGTTTCATGAGTTTTGGTCACCACATTGCTCTCCCTGTCCTACTGAGGCTCCCCAACCATCAGCTTCCAACAGAAATTGCTCAAAACTAAATATCAGATCccat comes from Molothrus aeneus isolate 106 chromosome 18, BPBGC_Maene_1.0, whole genome shotgun sequence and encodes:
- the CHCHD10 gene encoding coiled-coil-helix-coiled-coil-helix domain-containing protein 10, mitochondrial, with the translated sequence MARGSRSVSRPAKAPAHPAPASPAPAAPMPAAQPAQPGLMAQMASTAAGVAVGSAVGHVVGSAITGVFSGGSSEPAKAAAPAQEPPAVLQQSPYGPCHYEMKQFLECATNQRDLTLCEGFNEALKQCKYSNGVSSLL
- the C18H22orf15 gene encoding uncharacterized protein C22orf15 homolog, coding for MFATVRFGANCQEMVNLLCCVQTLTGHLKWKCQCRPEDCIDLMDEKGSLMNLSKVEDPASEYASKYLQGRQRYILIRAVREENSEAICYESLLEDLGKHYPELPDRLQQLSAKTQRTEQRKKGSLQRAQPHTSSRARNRTTLQSKRSLEHKNTPK